A single Pseudoxanthomonas sp. DNA region contains:
- a CDS encoding enoyl-CoA hydratase-related protein, with protein MAAPPQEHPLSLTRSGAVARLRLDRPTLHNAFDAALIAALTSTLEQVGADDGVRVVVLEGSGASFSAGADLNWMRGMASASEAANRDDALALARLMRTLDELPKPTIARVHGAAFGGGVGLVACCDIAIGVPEAKFGLTESKLGLLPAVISPYVIAAIGPREARRWFATAEIFDAATALRIGLLHDVVAADALDAAIERQIALLLKAGPHAAAGAKRLVARVAAGADRDRVDADNADLIASLRVSPEGQEGLSAFLDKRAPAWTTKE; from the coding sequence ATGGCGGCCCCCCCGCAGGAACATCCCCTCTCGCTGACCCGGTCGGGCGCCGTGGCGCGCCTGCGCCTGGATCGCCCTACCCTCCACAACGCCTTCGACGCCGCCCTCATCGCGGCGCTGACGTCCACGCTCGAGCAGGTCGGCGCCGATGACGGCGTCCGTGTCGTCGTGCTGGAAGGCAGCGGCGCCTCGTTCTCGGCCGGGGCCGACCTCAACTGGATGCGCGGCATGGCCTCGGCCAGCGAAGCGGCCAACCGCGACGACGCCCTCGCCCTGGCCCGCCTGATGCGCACGCTGGACGAACTGCCCAAGCCCACGATCGCCCGCGTCCATGGCGCCGCATTCGGCGGCGGCGTGGGTCTGGTGGCCTGCTGCGACATCGCCATCGGCGTGCCCGAGGCGAAGTTCGGCCTGACCGAGAGCAAGCTGGGCCTGCTGCCGGCGGTGATCTCGCCGTACGTCATCGCCGCCATCGGGCCGCGCGAGGCGCGTCGCTGGTTCGCCACCGCCGAGATCTTCGACGCCGCCACCGCGCTGCGGATCGGACTGCTGCACGACGTGGTCGCCGCGGACGCCCTCGACGCCGCGATCGAGCGGCAGATCGCGCTGCTGCTGAAGGCCGGGCCGCACGCGGCGGCCGGTGCGAAGCGACTGGTGGCGCGCGTGGCCGCCGGTGCCGACCGCGATCGCGTGGACGCCGACAACGCCGACCTGATCGCCAGCCTGCGCGTATCGCCGGAAGG